The DNA region CCTCTCTTTCGAAGAGGCCCGGGCCGCCGGGGAGATCCTGGATGAAGGAATGCGGGCCTTTCCAGGGTTGTCGGGGGAATCGCCCTGTTTCTTGGAGGGCTCGGACGACTTGGTCGGAACGGCACGACGGTACCTGGACTTCCTCCTGGCCGGCGACCGCCGGGGGGCAGTGAGCCTGATTCTCGAAGCGGCGGAAGGGGGTGTTCCCATCCGGAACCTCTATCTCTCCGTCTTTCAGCCCGTTCAACGGGAAATCGGCCGCCTGTGGCAGACGGGAAAGATCACGGTAGCTCAGGAGCATTTCTGCACGGCGGCCACCCAGTTGGCCATGTCTCAGCTCTACCCGCGCCTGTTCACGGGGGAACGAAAGGGAAGGCGTCTCCTGGCCGCGTGTGTTTCGGGGGAGCTTCACGAGATCGGCCTTCGAATGGTGGCGGACTTTTTTGAAATGGAAGGATGGGATACCTACTTCATGGGGGCGAGCACTCCCGCCGAAGGCCTCATTCGAACCCTGGAGGAGCAAGACATCCACGTTCTCGCGATCTCGGCCACCATTACCCCGCACGTGGATCGGGTGAAAAACCTGGTGGAAAAGGTCCGGGCGCATCCATACGGCCGCAAGGTGCGGATCTTGGTGGGGGGGCATCCCTTCAACGAGGCGCCGGGTCTCTGGAGGAAATTGGGAGCCGACGGATCCGCAACCACCGCCTCAGGCGCCGTTCAGACGGCCCTTTCCCTCCTTTCCTGAGAACGCCATGAACTCGGGGCCTCAGGACGGGTGTGCCGCTTGGATTGGTGACCAGGAGGGCAGGGTTCTAGAGGTCCTCGACGCGGCCCTGTCTCTGGACGGAATCCGCCGCGGACGTTTATGGAACGAGGTCCTGGACCCGGAAAGCCGAACCAAAGGCGAGACCTTTTGGCGAGAGATGACAACGCATGGAGCCGCCTGGGGGTGGGAACTGAACGTCCCCCTTGCCTGCGGCCTTTCTCCCTTGTACTTTGCGGGCTGGAAGGCCGGGGAGGGCTACGTTCTGGTGGCGTCGCTCTCGCGCCGGGGGTTGGCACGCCGGGGCGAATCCCTCCTCGCCGAGGCGCCTCCGGAAGGGTACCTGGTGGCGCTGGCGCTGGCCGGGGAGGCCGTCCGGGAGACGGCGAGAGCGGCAGGCGACTCCTTCATCTATGACGACCTCACGCGCCTCAACAACGAACTCGCGGACCTGCAACGCGAAGTGGCGCGCAAGAACGCCGAACTCCTTCGTCTCAATGAGGAAAAGAACCGCTTCCTTGGAATGGCGGCCCATGACCTTCGAGGGCCCCTCTCCACCATCCTCGCCTACAGCCGATTTCTCCTGGAGGAGGACCCGCCACCTGAGGAGGAGGAGCGGCGCGCCTTTCTGAAAACCATCCAGGGGGTGAGCCGGCTCATGCTGGTCCTGGTCGAGGACCTCCTCGATGTGGCCAAGATCGAGGCCGGACGGCTCGACCTGAATTGCGAGCCCACGGACCTCGCTCTCCTCACGGCTGGATGCTGTGCCCAACAGAACGCCCTGTCCGCGGGAAAGGGAGTCCGCATTGAAGTGGAAGCGGGCCGGGGCTTGCCCCTCCTGGACCTCGATCGGCCCCGCTTCTCCCAGGTCCTGCACAATCTACTGTCCAACGCCGTCAAGTTCTCCCACCCGGGTTCCTTGGTGGTCGTCTCCCTGCAAAGAGAAGGAGATTTCGTGGTCCTGGCCGTGCGGGACCGGGGAGTGGGCATTCCGGTCCAGGACTTGGATCGCCTGTTTCGTCCCTTCGGCCGCACCGGCGCCAAGGCCCCCGGGGGGGAGAAGAGCACGGGGCTGGGTCTGGCCATCGTCCACAAGATCGTGGAGGCCCACGGAGGCGCCGTCGAGGCCCGCAACAACGACCCCGGTCCTGGTGCGACCTTCACCGTGAGGCTGCCGCTGAAAAAAGACTGAGGGAAGGAGGCGCAGGGGAGGATCATGCAAATCGGGCGCGCTTGCCAAGGGCTGGGAGAGCGGGGTAGGCTGAACGAAACCGAACGGGATGTGGGGGCGGACCAGCCGCCATGAAGAATCGAACGGTCGATGCCGACATTTTTAGGGACCTCGTGGAGAGCGCGGAAGACCTGATCGCGCTCTTCGACGCCGACGGCCGCTTCCTGACGGTGAACGCGGCGGGGGTGGCCTTCCTGGGGTGCTCCGATCCGGAGGAGGTGGTGGGGCGGCCCCTTTCCGACTTTCTGCATCCGAAGTACCGGGAAGAGTGGCGGCCGGTGGTGGAGCGCGTCCTTCGCGAGGGACGTGCGGAAAGCCTGGTCTGCGTGAAGACCGCCAAAGGGGATACGCGACTGCTCTCGTGCCTGAGCACGCGCAAGGAAGTGGCCCCGTCCGGTTTCCTGGTCCGAACGACGGCGCGGGACGTGTCCCGGTTCAAGCGGGCCGAAAGCGCCCTGATGGAGGGGGTCCGCAGTTACCGCGCGCTCTTCGACGCCGTGAGCGACGCTCTGTACGTGCAGGACCGGGAGGGGCGCTTTCTCGACGTGAATCGGGGCGCGGTGGCCATGTACGGCTACGCGAGGGAGGAGTTCCTCGGGCGCACGCCCGACTTCCTCTCGGCTCCGGGACGGAACGACCTGGAGGCGCTCAAGCACCGCCTCCGTGCGGCCTTTGCGGGCCAGACGCAGGTCTTCGAGTGGTGGGGGATTCGGAAGAACGGCGAGGTCTTTCCCAAAGAGGTGGTTCTCAACCCCGCGGTGTACTTCGGACAGGAGGCGGTCATCGCGTCGGCCCGCGACGTGACCCTGCGTCACAGGTCGGAAGAGGCCCTTCGCCGCAGCCGGGAGTTCGTGGACCGCCTCCTGGAGACCTCGCCCGTGGGGATCACCGTCGTGGACCGTTCGGGCCAGATCACCTTCGCGAACGCGGCGGCCGAACGCATCCTGGGCCTGAACCGCTCCGCCATCGCATCACGCCGGTACGACGCTCCCGAATGGCAGATCACGGCGCCCGACGGGGGGCCCTTCCCCGCGGAGGAACTGCCCTTCCTGAAGGTCATGCGGACCGGGGAGGCGGTCACCGACGTGCGCCACGCCGTCATCCATCCCGACGGCCGCCGCGCCGTCCTGTCCATCAACGCGGCCCCCCTCAAGGAGCCCTCGCGGGAGGTCGTGGGCATGGTGGCGGCCCTGAGCGACGTCACCCAGGGGGAAGAGATCCTGGCCGAACTGCGCGAGGCCCGCGAACGCCTCGCCAACCTCTTCGAAAACGTCCGCCACGTGTACTTCTCGGTGGAGATGCCCTCCTGGAGAATGTTGCAGATCTCTTCCGCCTTCGAGCGCGTGTTCGGAGTTCCGTGGTACGACGCCTGGGGAAGGCCCGGTCTGTGGATGGAGCGGGTCCAACTCGAAGATCGGGAGGCCGTGAAAGCCTACCGCATAGGTTTGGGGAAGGGGGAATCGGCCGACGCCGTCTACCGGATTCTGCGGGAGGATGGGGAAGTCCGCTGGCTCCACGAGCGGGCCGTGCCGGTGAAGGACGAGAGAGGCCGCATCCTCCGCCTGGACGGCATCGTCGAGGACGTTACCGAGGGAGTCCGCCTGCGGGAGCTGGAGTCGCGCGCCCAGGAGGCGGAGGTGGTGCGCCTCCTTTCCCGGGGCCTCGCCCACGAAGTGCGCAACCCGCTCTTCGCCATCCAGTTGAACCTCAAGCTCGTGGAACGGTACCTGAGAGACGACCCCGAAGGCCGGACGGCCATGGGCCATGTCGCCTCCCACGTGGCGCGACTCAATGACGTCATGCGGGACGTGATCGAATTGGGGCGCCCCTCCCTGAGCGGGCGCGAGCTCTTCGCGCCCGGGGACGCCCTCCTCGCCGCCCTGGAGGCCCTGGAAGGGGAGTTCCCCGAGCCCTGCCGCCGGCTCAGGGTGAGCCTTCCTCCCTGCGAAGGGCGGGCCGCGGGCGAGCCGGCCAAAATCGTCCGGGCCCTCGAGCACCTGCTGCGCAACGCCTTCGAGTCAGGCGGCCCCCCCGAGGCCGTGACGGTCGCGTGCCGGTGCGGCGACCGTTGCGAGATCCGCATCCAGGACGCGGGAGGGGGGATCCCCGAAGCGGTCCAAGCCTCCCTGTTCAACCCCTTCGTCACCACCAAGGTGGGCCACAGGGGGCTCGGTCTGGCTTTGGCCCGCCATTTCGTGGACCTGCACGGAGGATACCTGACGGCCTGTGGACTGGCCGATCGTTCGGGCGCCCTCCTGACCCTGGTCCTCCCCCTCGGAGAGGCCGCATCCGAACGGTCAGGCGCGGACGGAAGCCCGGCGGAACCTGGAAACCGATCCCCCGATACATAGGCTCAAGTGCTCGAAGAAACCCTCGAATCCTCCGCCGAAACGGCGGAACGGGGGCGTGCCCGCCCCCCTCCGGACCCGCGCGGCGGAAACGGTCAATCCCTGCAGACGATGTGGCAGTCGGGGCAGTAGCAGACGCAGTGGAGGGCTCCCCACTCGCACTGGCGGCAGGTTCCGCAGGCGCAACAGAATTCCAAGGGCGGCATGTCCGGATCGGGGGGAAGCACGACGGACACGTTGAAGTCCTGAAGGGAGGTCGAGATCACCCCCAGCGCCCGGGGACCGCTTTCGGTAAGGACCGTGAGGGCCACGCGGTCGTCGCCCTCGGGAAGGGCCTCCCGCGTGCACAGGAGGGGCAGGGGCACGCCGAGGGGGCCGCTCCCGCGGACCCGGGCCGCCGGGAAGGGCGGCTCGATAGGCTCGGTATAAACGGCCAGCAGGGTGTGGCTGGGCTCGGCGTAGATCTCCACGCCGGTGATGGCCCATTCCGGGTGGGTCTGGACGTCCTCGAATTGGGTGATGGCCATCTGCACGCAGTAGAGGCCATCGTCCATCTGCCGGCCCGCCACGGCTACCCCGCCCGGCTTTTCGGGCAGTTTGAGGGGGATCTCGGGAAGAGCCCCCGCAAAGGTCACGCCCGCCGCCGCCCACAACGCCACGCCCAGGCCCCACGCCTTCTTCATGGCCGCCTCCTCGTCGAGATCAAGCTTCTTTTCGCCTCAAGGGGCACCTGCTTTTCGGGAGGGACACTACGCACCTCCCCCTCGGCCTCAATATAGGCTTCTGACCGTCGCCCTTCCAGGGGGCCTCCCGCTCCCGCGGCGCCCCACCCGTGCTAGGATGGCCCCACGGAGGGAAGGCCGCATTCACGGGCGCTTTCCCAGGGGGCGCGGTCCCATGGCGGTCCAGGCGGTCCTTCGAGTGGCGCGACGCGCCGGGTCCCGACGGCTCGGCGGCCTGCTGGCTGCGGGGGGGGCTCTGGCCCTCGCCTCCGTCCTGCTCGCCTACGGACGGCAGCACGCCTCTTCCGTGCTGGACCTCTGGGCCCTCCGCCTGGAGACGGTGGCCGCCGAAGGGGCTTCGGGGGCGGGCAGGGTCCTGGACCGGTGGGAGGCCGACGCCGTTCAGCTGGCCGGTATGCAGCCCCTCGCCCAGGTGCTGGGGGGGCCGGCGAGGGCCACTACACGGCAGATGGAAAGCGCCGGGACGATTCTGGACATGCCCCGCCGCGGGTACGGCTACGAAGGGGCCCTCCTTCTCGACCCCCGCGGGGCCCTGGTTTTCGCGAGCCCGGCGGAACTCGCCACAGAGGACCTGTTGAACGCGGTGCGGCAGGCGTCGGAGGCGGGGCGCCCCCGGGTCCTCTGCCAGGGTCCCTCGGGCAGGTCCCTCATCGCCTGTCCCGCGCCCGTCCGTGAACCCTCCGGAGAGGAGGGGCCCGCGGTCCGCCTCGGCACGGCGGTTCTCCTGGCCGACCCTGCCAGGGCGCTCTTTCCGGCCCTCTGGCGAACGGCGGCCATCGTTCCGCCCGCCCGCGTGGCCCTCGCCGAAGTGACGCCGGAAGCCGTAATCGTCCTCGGCCGCATGGGTCCGGAGGAGCCGTGGGAGACCGAAGGCCCGATCCCGGGAAAGGAGGCCCGCCGGCTTCTCCCGCCCTCGGGCCCCGACATGAGGGGCTGGGGGCAGACGGTGTACGCCGTGGGGAGACCCATCGCGGGCACCCCGTGGTCCTGCGTGGCGTACGTCGGGCGGAGCGAAATCCTGAGAGAGAGTCGGATGCAATGGGCCGCCGGCGCGGCCGCGGCCTTCGCCCTCTATCTGTGCATTCTCTTCGTCCTGTACGCGCTGTCGCATCGCCGGGAGATGGCCCACCTGCGGCGTCTGGCCGAGACCGAGCGCCGCCACGCCACCCTTCTATCCAATCTCCCCGGCATCGCCTACCGGTGCGCCAACGATCCCCAGTGGACGATGGAGTTCGTGAGCGAGGGCTGCCTGGACCTCACGGGTTACTTGGCAAAACAACTCGTCGGGAACGCGGAAGTGGCCTTCGGAGATTTGATCCATCCGGAGGACCGAAATCAGGTATGGGAGGGCATCCAGGAGGCTTTGCGGTCGGACAGGCGCTTCACCTTGGCCTACCGGATCCGGACGCGGGACGGGCGGATCAAATACGTCTGGGAGCAAGGAACCGGACTGCGGGGGCCCTCCGGTCAGGTGGAAGCCCTGGAGGGGTTTATCACGGACGTGAGCCCCAAGGTGGAGGCCGAGGAACGTCTGCGGACCGCCCAAGAGGAGCTCGGAAGGGCGCGCGCCCTGGAAGCCGTCGGCCTTGTCGCCGGCGGCGTGGCCCACGAAGTGCGCAACCCCCTCATGGCCATCGAGGCCCTGGTCGCGGGGTTGGAGAAGAAGACCCGGGGTCTGGCGGACCTGTCCGAATTTCATCAGCACTTGAGCGAACAGGTGCGGCGGTTGAAAGCCCTGATGAACGACCTCCTGCTCCTCGGCAAGCCCCTCCAATCCTCCGAATTCAAGGCGGCCTCCCTCAACGAGATCCTTCGCCAGGCCGTGGAGCAGGCGGTCTTGGGGCGGAGCTGTGGGGCGGGCGCCGTCGAGATCCAGGTGGTCCCCGGAGACCTCAAGATCCACGGAGCCCCGCTTCGCCTCCAGCAGGTATTCGTCAATCTGATTCAAAACGCCCTGCACTTCTCGCCGGACGGTGCCCCGATTCGGGTGAAGGCGGTGTCGGAGGGCGACCAGGTCGTCGTGACCGTGGAGGACCGCGGATCGGGCATCGCCCCCGAGGTCATGCCCCGCCTCTTCGAGCCCTTTTCCAGCGGAAGAAAAGGGGGGACCGGTTTGGGTCTGGCCATCGCGAAGAGGACCGTGGAAGCCCATGGCGGCATTCTCTCCGCGGCCAACAATACTCGAGACCCCGGAGCCACGTTCGTAGTTCGGCTCCCTCTGGACGGGGAACCCGAAAAGGCCACGCCCGAGCCGGTCCGGCCGAAAATTTCCCGGGAAGGCCTCCCATGAGCCGCGGCTGAACCCCGCACCCTCGCGGCCCGGAACACGGGCGCCGCTTCCTGCCCACTGGACCGTCTTGTGGTTCCCCCGAGCGATGGGGGAGAATGGCCATCGCATTGGAGCGTATACGGTGAGCGAGGAGCGGAAGCCTTCGGTCCTGGTCGTGGACGACGACCCTTCCGTCAGGCAGGGCCTGGCGGCCCTCCTGAGGGGGGCGGGCTACGAGGCTTCCGAAGCGGACTCGGGGGAGGCCTGCCTGGAGGCCTGCCTCGAGCGTCCCCACGACCTAGTGGTTCTCGACGTGAAGCTGCCCGGGCTCTCGGGCCGGGAGGTCTGCCGAGCCCTCAAGGCATCCCCGCGCTACGGGAACCCTCTCGTCATGCACATTTCGGCGGTGTTCACCTCCTGGACCCACGCGGCCCAGGCCCTCGAAGAGGACGCCGACGACTACCTCACCCACCCGTTGGAGCCGCGCACCTTCCTGGCCCGGGTCAAGGCCCTGCTGAGGCTCCGGTATGCCGAGGACACCCTCTACGCCGAACTCGGCAAGAGGGCGGAACTCGAGGCCATCGTCAACCGGAGCCCGGTGGTGGCCGTGGTCTGGCGCGCCCAGCCGGGGTGGCCCGTGGCCTACGTTTCGGAGAACATCCGGCAGTTCGGGTACGAGGCGCGCGAGTTCATGGAGGAGGGCCTGCCCTTCCAGGTCCTGGTCCACCCCGAAGACCTCGGGCGGGTGACGGCGGAGCTCGAGGCACTTCGGGCCGCAGACAAGGAGGAGTACTCCCAGCACTACCGGATTCTGACCCGCCAAGGAGAGGTCCGTTTCATCGAGGATCGAACCGTTGTGAGGCGGGACGCCGACGGGGTGGTGCGGTTCCACGAGGGGCTCCTCCAGGACGTGACGGAGCGGCTCCGCCTGGAGGAGGAGCGCCTGGACGCGGAGACCCGCGCCCGGACCCTTCAGACCCTGTGGCGCCTGACCCAGGGGCTGGCCCACGAGATCCGGAACCCCCTCTTCGCCATCCAGGTCAACGTCGCCGCCCTCGAAAAGTCGCTCAGCGAGGGGCTGGAGGAGCAGCGAGCCCTGCGCTTCATCAAGGAGCACGTTTCCCGGTTGGCTTCCCTCATGCGCGACGTGATGGAATTGGGCCACGTCCCCTCACCCGACGAATTCGTGGAAGTGGACCTGGGGCAGGCGATCCGGGAAGCCGTCGGGCAACTGGATTCGGTCCATCCCGGGACCCCTTCCAGGGTGTCCCTTCCCCGGGAATTCCCGTCCGTGAGGGGGATCCCGAACCGGCTGGTGATGGCGTTCTACCACCTGCTCAAGAACGCCGAGGAGGCGCGCCCGGGAGGGGAAATCCGAGTCTCGTTCTCGAAGGAGGCGGAACGGATCCGGGTGCGGGTCGAGGACGAAGGGGAGGGCATCCCGCACCACCTCAAAGCCACGCTCTTCGAGCCCTTCGTGACGAGCAAGACCGGACAGCGGGGGCTCGGCCTCACGCTGGCCCGCCATTACGTCGAACTGCACGGGGGAACCATCGAGGGAGCGGACCGCGATCCCCCGCCGGGGTCGGTCTTCACCGTCACGCTGCCCGTCCATCGGCGGGCCGGGTAAGGAACTCCAGGATCGAAGCCGCCTCACCCCTCGGGCTTGAGCATCCCTTGGAGAACGGCTTTTCGCTCCAGGGCCGCGTTCAGGCGCTCGCAGAGCTTCTCCACCGCGGCGGGCTTCAGGAGATAATCCACGGCACCCCGGTCCATGGCCTCTATGGCCGTGTCCATTTCGGCGTGGCCCGTCAGGAGGATCACGGGAACCACGGGGAAGTCCCTCCGGATGTGCTCCAGCGTCGTCAGGCCGTCCATTCCCGGCATGCGCTGGTCCAACACGACGACGTCGAACTCCCTCTCCGCCATGCGTTTCAGGGCGGCCGCTCCGTCCTCCGCCGTCTCCACTTCGTAGTCCCTGGCCCCCAGCACCTTGGCCATGGACTTGAGAAAGACGGGCTCGTCGTCCACGAGAAGCACCCGGCACTTCGCCATGGCGGGACCCTCCCCCGGCGCCATCATAGGTCCGGGGCCCCGCTTCGTCCAGGGCTCCCGGGCGGGCTCTTCGGGCCCGCGGCGCTGCGGGGAGCCGCCATGGCCCTCTCCAGGCCGTAATCCTCCTCCAGGAAGGCGTTCACGACGCGCTCCACCCACGCTTCGGACTCCATGGCGGCGTCCATCTGGCGCATGAACTGGAGGAGGCGGCCGATCCGGTCCAAGGTGGAGAGGAGGACCTCCCGGGGCTGCTTCTGGTAGTGGGCGTCCACGAGGTCGTTGACGGACCGGACGGTGAAGCCGAGGGCCTTCAAGATCTCGGCGATGGCTCGAACGCGCCGCTCCCGGCGTGGCCGGTCGGCGGCGCCGCCCTTGAACCGGAACGAAATGTAGTTCTCGTTGAGGAAGTCCCCGCAGTAGGCGTCCACGGCGCTGAAGTGGTACCCCACCCGGGCCGCCAGGTTGAGGTACCGGTCGGAGACGAGGACGTAGCAAGGTTCGCGAAGGGATGCATCCCCATCCGGCGCGGTGACGCCGTGGCGGAGGACCACTTGAAAGAAGCCCCTGGCCGAGAGGGCGCGCGGCCCGCCCCGAGGGATCCCGCGGTGGAGCATCCCGTCGAGCAGGGACGCGAAGAGAGGGGAGGCCACGTCGGAGCGGCGGACACGGCGGGCGCCTTTGGGTGAAGTGAGGCCCCCCCCGAGGTCGATGACGTACAGGTCCACGGGAAGGAAAACGTCCAGGAGCGGCGCCTGACGGCTTGCGTCCCCCACGAGGCGGTTGATCCCGAACATCTCCTCGAAGAGCTTCTCGTGGCAGTACCGGGCGACGTCGTGGACGGTGGAGCAGGCCAGGGGGGTGAAGCCCGGCGACCGTGGATCGGTCAGGGAGAGGGGGACGATGTAGCTCGAGACCTCCGACAGCAGCCGGAAGCCCGCGCCTCCGGGACGCGACGCGCGGTCGGGCCTCTCCGTCAGCACCTCCTCCACCCGCCCGGCATAGATGGCTCTCGCGCCGGCGTCCACCGTGACCACGTCGCCTTCGGCGAGCCTGTCCAGAGCATGGGGGACGCCCAGGAGGGTGGGAACCCCGATTTCCCTCGCGAGGGAGGCCATGTGGCCCGCCACGCTGCCCACCTCCGTGACCACCGCCGAAGCCCGGCGCAGGGCCCGGACGTAGGAAGGCGAGGAATGGGCGGAGACCAGCACGGCTCCTTGCGGAAAGGAGACGAGGTCCGTCTCGGGGGTCACGCGGGCCACCGGCCCCGAGCCCGCCCCGGGTACGGCCGTCTCCCCGCCCTCCAAGATCGGCCGCGTCCCCTCCGGCGGAGGGCGGGTGGGGCGAACGGGTTGGGGGAAGACCAGTGGACGGGCCTGGAGGATCCAGAGCCCGCCTTCCCGGTCCCGTGCCCATTCCACATCCTGGGGCGTGCCGAAGTGATCCTCCATGCGGACGACCCAGGTCGCCAGCGTGGCGGCTTCGCGGTCCGACAAGAGGGGGGGCGAATTGGCGGCCCTGGCTCCGGGGACGAGACGGCGGTCGACGACGCCCGAGGTTCGATGGACGGTGCACTCCTCGGGAACGGCCCGTCCCTCGACCAGTGCGACCCCGAGGCCTCGCACGGCGTGGAGGGCCACGTCGGTCGATGCCGGATCAAGGGGATCCCGGGAATAGGCCACTCCCGCGCAATCCGCCTCGACCATGGCCATGACCCCCACCGCCACGTCGAGGTCCCTCTCCTCGACGCCGAAGGCGCGGCGGTAGGAGATCCCACGCGGCTCGTACAGGCTGGCGACCACTCGCCGGTAGGCGTCGAGCAGGTCGGGAGGGGCCACGTCCAGGAGGGTGTCGAATTGTCCGGCGAAGGAGAGTTCCGAGTCTTCCATCAGGGCGCTGGACCGCACGGCGACCCGAAAGGAAGGGGCGACGGTCCGAAGGAGGTCGGAATGGGCCTCGAGGATGGCCTTCTCGACCGCGCGGGGGATGTCCGCCGCCATGAGTTGGGCCCTCAGGCCGCGCGCCGCCAGATCCATCTCCTCGTCCCCGCCCGCCGCTCCCGATTGGAGGAAGAGGTCCGCGCCCACCGCCGATTCCACCACCGCGCGGTAGGCCCGGGTCGTCACGACGAACCCTTCGGGCACGGGCAGGCCCAGAACGTTCTTGACTTCGCCCAGGTTGGCCATCTTGTGGCCCACCCAGGGCGCGAGGCTCCGATGGAGGCGACCAAGGGGCAGGACCCACTCCCTGGCTTCCGGGGGCTCCGCGGCGCTTCCGAAGCAGGCGTCCAGGCGCCGCTCGATTCGCTTGAGGGCAAGCCGGAGCGAAGGGTACCGGTCGTCGGAAAGACCGTTCAAGGCGTTGACCATTCTCTGGGCGGCCGTGAGGGAGGCCACGGCCTTCGCCTTCAACGATGTCGGTCCGGTCATCCTGCGCTCTTGAAGGCGCGTCTCCAGGTCGGCGATGAGGGCGAGGATTTCGTTGTTGGCGGAAAGCGCGTCGCGAAACTGGAGGTATCGGAGGCGCAGGGATTCCAGCCGGGACTCGAAGGAGGGGACCTTCTCGAGGAGGCCGATGATCTCCAGAAATTCCACAAAAAGGGAGACCGCTCGCCGGACCCCATGTCGGTGCGGCCGGTGGGACTTGGGGTTGGGCGAGCTCGCTTTCATGGCGGCGGTTCCGAGGGCGGGCCGCTCCTGGCTTCCTCGATGGTCCTCACGATTTCCTCGAGGGTGCAGGGTTTCGTGAGGTAGGCGAAGGCGCCGAGTCGCAGGCCCTCCTGTTCCGTGGACTTGAGGAGGTGGCCCGTCAGGATCACCACGGGGACCTCGGGGGCGAGGCGCTTGATTTCCCTCAGCGTGTCGATTCCCTGCAAGCCCGGCATCTTGAGGTCGAGGAGGACGACGTCCACGCCTCCCCTCAAGACCACGCGCAGGGCCTGGGCCCCGTCGGGGGCCGTCTCCACCTCGTATCCCCTCCGGGCGAGGATCTTCCGCATGGTCTCGGTGAAATCCCGCTCGTCGTCCGCCAGGAGGATCTTCGGGGCCATGGGAGGTCTCCTCGCACAGGATAGGACCGGTGGGCCGGTCCCGTCATCAGCGGCCTTCCGAGGGGGGGGAGAGGGGGATGGTCAGCGTGAAGGTCGTCCCCTCGCCCACGCGGCTCTCCACCTCGAGGTCACCTCCCATCTGGTGGGCCAGCCCGTAGCAAACGGCCAGGCCGAGCCCCGTGCCCTTTCCCACGGGTTTGGTCGTGAAAAAAGGCTCGAAGATGCGCGGGAGGTTCTCCGGAGGGATGCCGCACCCCGTGTCACGGAGGGTCACCTTCAGAACCCGCCCCCGGATCCGGCTTGAAAGGAAGATGGTTCCGCCACGGCCCTCCATGGAGTCCACGGCGTTGTTGAGCAGGTTCACGAGGATCTGCTGGATTTTCGAGGGGGAGGTGAGCAATGGAGGGGCTTCCTGAAGATCCGTCACGAAGGCGATGTTCTCGGCCCTCGCGCGGTGCTGGATCATCTCGATCATGTCCTGGAGGAGCGCGTTCACGTCCGTGGAGACCTGCTCGGTCTCCACCTTGCGCGAAAACTTGAGGAGGTCGTGGGTGATGCGGCGGCACCGCTCCACTTGATCGCCGATCTTCCGGGCCGAGTCGATGACCTCGGGGACATCCTCGGCGCGCACTCCGCCCGGCGTCACGAGGTCCAGGATCCACGTCTTGAGGGTCTCGATGATCCCGAGAGGGTTGTTGATTTCGTGGGCGACTCCCGCGGCCATCTCGCCGATGGCCGCGAGCCTGGAGGTGGCAAGCAGCTGGCGATTGAGGGCCTCCTTCTCCTCGTCGGCTCGCTTGACGTATCGGACCAGATTGCGGGAGATGACCAGGGCCGCCGTCGACACCCCGAGGAGTCCGGCGAGGGTGACGGCGACCCAGAT from Acidobacteriota bacterium includes:
- a CDS encoding sensor histidine kinase, producing the protein MGEAPNNYARLHRRLLRAMLLTCLIPLFLVGGAGYLQFQRYAESMVLDQQERLVSNHRDFIESFLQNRRAELQAVANRYTLDQLLHGELERVFRVIQQGSGIYTDIGIIDDTGRHLLYVGPYNLQGRNYRDADWFKVLAQQDVYVSDLFMGYRAVPHFIIAVKRQTGDRYYILRASLSTDYFSEIVERVRVGRTGEAFLLDRNGLHQTKTQFGGGLLQPSNYPALRPHAGILSREVKERDRTVLYSDVWMAQDRWLLVFRQEKSEAFGPLYRAFWIWVAVTLAGLLGVSTAALVISRNLVRYVKRADEEKEALNRQLLATSRLAAIGEMAAGVAHEINNPLGIIETLKTWILDLVTPGGVRAEDVPEVIDSARKIGDQVERCRRITHDLLKFSRKVETEQVSTDVNALLQDMIEMIQHRARAENIAFVTDLQEAPPLLTSPSKIQQILVNLLNNAVDSMEGRGGTIFLSSRIRGRVLKVTLRDTGCGIPPENLPRIFEPFFTTKPVGKGTGLGLAVCYGLAHQMGGDLEVESRVGEGTTFTLTIPLSPPSEGR
- a CDS encoding ATP-binding protein; amino-acid sequence: MSEERKPSVLVVDDDPSVRQGLAALLRGAGYEASEADSGEACLEACLERPHDLVVLDVKLPGLSGREVCRALKASPRYGNPLVMHISAVFTSWTHAAQALEEDADDYLTHPLEPRTFLARVKALLRLRYAEDTLYAELGKRAELEAIVNRSPVVAVVWRAQPGWPVAYVSENIRQFGYEAREFMEEGLPFQVLVHPEDLGRVTAELEALRAADKEEYSQHYRILTRQGEVRFIEDRTVVRRDADGVVRFHEGLLQDVTERLRLEEERLDAETRARTLQTLWRLTQGLAHEIRNPLFAIQVNVAALEKSLSEGLEEQRALRFIKEHVSRLASLMRDVMELGHVPSPDEFVEVDLGQAIREAVGQLDSVHPGTPSRVSLPREFPSVRGIPNRLVMAFYHLLKNAEEARPGGEIRVSFSKEAERIRVRVEDEGEGIPHHLKATLFEPFVTSKTGQRGLGLTLARHYVELHGGTIEGADRDPPPGSVFTVTLPVHRRAG
- a CDS encoding response regulator, whose protein sequence is MAKCRVLLVDDEPVFLKSMAKVLGARDYEVETAEDGAAALKRMAEREFDVVVLDQRMPGMDGLTTLEHIRRDFPVVPVILLTGHAEMDTAIEAMDRGAVDYLLKPAAVEKLCERLNAALERKAVLQGMLKPEG
- a CDS encoding response regulator yields the protein MAPKILLADDERDFTETMRKILARRGYEVETAPDGAQALRVVLRGGVDVVLLDLKMPGLQGIDTLREIKRLAPEVPVVILTGHLLKSTEQEGLRLGAFAYLTKPCTLEEIVRTIEEARSGPPSEPPP
- a CDS encoding PEP/pyruvate-binding domain-containing protein, translated to MKASSPNPKSHRPHRHGVRRAVSLFVEFLEIIGLLEKVPSFESRLESLRLRYLQFRDALSANNEILALIADLETRLQERRMTGPTSLKAKAVASLTAAQRMVNALNGLSDDRYPSLRLALKRIERRLDACFGSAAEPPEAREWVLPLGRLHRSLAPWVGHKMANLGEVKNVLGLPVPEGFVVTTRAYRAVVESAVGADLFLQSGAAGGDEEMDLAARGLRAQLMAADIPRAVEKAILEAHSDLLRTVAPSFRVAVRSSALMEDSELSFAGQFDTLLDVAPPDLLDAYRRVVASLYEPRGISYRRAFGVEERDLDVAVGVMAMVEADCAGVAYSRDPLDPASTDVALHAVRGLGVALVEGRAVPEECTVHRTSGVVDRRLVPGARAANSPPLLSDREAATLATWVVRMEDHFGTPQDVEWARDREGGLWILQARPLVFPQPVRPTRPPPEGTRPILEGGETAVPGAGSGPVARVTPETDLVSFPQGAVLVSAHSSPSYVRALRRASAVVTEVGSVAGHMASLAREIGVPTLLGVPHALDRLAEGDVVTVDAGARAIYAGRVEEVLTERPDRASRPGGAGFRLLSEVSSYIVPLSLTDPRSPGFTPLACSTVHDVARYCHEKLFEEMFGINRLVGDASRQAPLLDVFLPVDLYVIDLGGGLTSPKGARRVRRSDVASPLFASLLDGMLHRGIPRGGPRALSARGFFQVVLRHGVTAPDGDASLREPCYVLVSDRYLNLAARVGYHFSAVDAYCGDFLNENYISFRFKGGAADRPRRERRVRAIAEILKALGFTVRSVNDLVDAHYQKQPREVLLSTLDRIGRLLQFMRQMDAAMESEAWVERVVNAFLEEDYGLERAMAAPRSAAGPKSPPGSPGRSGAPDL